One Aneurinibacillus migulanus genomic region harbors:
- the steA gene encoding putative cytokinetic ring protein SteA, which translates to MFMRLGRNSHTVCGPVRYGRITKHMAASLRPGDIAVIEHTDIDELAARELIEKKVKAVVNCAVSFTGEYEAQGARLLLDTGIPLYDCPAQSRLPGEISNGEEVVIDGHYLFRKRDKMMLTRLLPVTHEEWQVTYQKAEKNTSERLARFIDNTLHYALREKEYLFCPLASLPLHTKIPGRHAVVVSRGRHYEEDLQALRNYITVYRPVLIGVDGGGDALLAQGWRPDIIMGDMDSVSDRALRETKDIIVHAYTDGRAPGEERVKSLGVPYHLLRAPGTSEDMALLYAYDNGVSLIVGIGTHTSMEDFLEKNRQGMASTLLVRMKVGSKLVDARGIHHLYSPFTSVRLPLFRHLKMLMQMKR; encoded by the coding sequence ATGTTCATGCGTCTGGGAAGGAACAGTCACACTGTCTGCGGTCCGGTTCGATACGGCCGTATCACAAAACATATGGCGGCATCGCTACGTCCTGGAGACATTGCGGTCATTGAGCATACCGATATTGATGAATTGGCAGCCCGTGAACTTATTGAAAAAAAAGTAAAAGCGGTAGTGAATTGCGCGGTATCCTTTACAGGAGAATATGAAGCGCAAGGAGCGAGGCTTCTGCTTGATACAGGGATACCGCTGTATGATTGTCCCGCACAGTCTCGCTTACCGGGAGAAATCTCGAATGGTGAAGAAGTAGTAATCGACGGTCACTATTTATTCCGAAAACGAGATAAGATGATGCTTACTCGACTACTGCCGGTAACACATGAGGAGTGGCAGGTAACCTATCAAAAGGCGGAAAAAAATACATCCGAGAGGCTAGCGCGTTTTATTGATAATACCCTGCATTATGCGTTGCGCGAGAAGGAGTATTTGTTTTGTCCGCTTGCGAGCTTACCGCTTCATACGAAAATTCCTGGTCGGCATGCTGTAGTTGTTTCACGCGGTCGGCATTATGAAGAAGATTTACAAGCGCTTAGAAACTATATTACGGTATATCGACCCGTACTTATTGGAGTAGATGGTGGCGGCGATGCATTGCTTGCGCAAGGATGGCGGCCGGATATCATTATGGGAGATATGGATAGCGTAAGCGACCGGGCGTTGCGGGAGACAAAGGATATTATCGTGCATGCATATACGGATGGACGTGCTCCAGGAGAAGAACGGGTCAAGTCGTTAGGAGTTCCTTACCATCTCTTGCGAGCGCCAGGTACGAGTGAAGATATGGCGTTATTATACGCGTATGATAACGGAGTTTCGCTCATCGTCGGAATAGGCACTCATACATCAATGGAAGATTTTTTAGAGAAGAATCGCCAGGGAATGGCCAGTACGCTGCTGGTACGAATGAAAGTAGGTAGCAAATTGGTTGATGCTAGAGGTATTCATCATTTGTACTCGCCGTTTACATCTGTGAGGCTACCTTTGTTCCGTCATCTAAAAATGCTAATGCAGATGAAACGATGA
- a CDS encoding glycosyltransferase family 2 protein, with product MKERTAIIVPAYNEALYISETLRTLREHPSFLDCRLIVVDDGSEDNTGMLAEAWADDVVRLYKNAGKGRALRRGIEAVDVDYFLFVDADVGMTARYTECLLNVVRSGRCDMAIACPPAAEQGGFGLAKRLARRKIRQITGITVQAPLSGQRALTRRAVEAVEEWDVGFGIEAAMTVDVLQAGLPIHEVPLAIRHREHGKSLRGFWHRGRQYLAIQKVMAKRREIER from the coding sequence ATGAAAGAAAGGACTGCAATTATTGTTCCGGCCTATAATGAAGCTTTATATATATCGGAAACATTGCGGACGCTGCGTGAGCATCCCTCTTTTCTTGATTGTCGGCTAATCGTAGTGGACGACGGAAGTGAAGATAACACGGGCATGCTTGCAGAAGCATGGGCTGATGATGTCGTCCGTCTGTACAAGAACGCAGGAAAGGGCAGGGCATTGAGGCGAGGAATTGAAGCGGTGGATGTCGACTATTTTCTGTTTGTGGACGCGGATGTAGGAATGACGGCAAGATACACGGAATGTCTTTTAAATGTAGTGAGGTCTGGCAGATGCGATATGGCTATTGCATGTCCACCTGCCGCAGAACAGGGTGGTTTCGGGTTGGCTAAACGTTTGGCTAGGCGGAAAATTCGGCAGATAACCGGTATAACCGTACAGGCGCCTTTATCCGGCCAGCGTGCGCTGACGCGTAGAGCGGTCGAAGCGGTGGAAGAATGGGATGTAGGATTCGGTATTGAAGCTGCCATGACAGTGGATGTGCTTCAGGCGGGTCTCCCGATACATGAAGTGCCGCTTGCAATTCGTCATCGTGAACACGGTAAAAGTCTGAGAGGCTTCTGGCATCGGGGACGACAGTATTTGGCGATTCAAAAGGTGATGGCGAAGAGACGGGAGATAGAAAGATGA
- a CDS encoding PAS domain-containing sensor histidine kinase has protein sequence MFQALSDGVLIMDRNRIIQEINPAATRMTGWKTGQKVPYCLFCQHREVVHGEERCLLMGKNAPSYFESEMPTLHGENIPVSFSTTYLPTEDETIEHTVLMLRDISQKKQEEEMRMAKLLARQTIEAQEAERKRLAQELHDGIGQSLYSISMALGLLRQTVPESDAQLFTIASSTLADTMKEVKQLSVALRPPALDILGLKAALVSLIRQVEQHFSLKITICYNLPSSLRIPSSIELHIYRIVQEALSNAAKHAKSPVVFISLCSLSDHSGFHIIIRDKGKGFDPIHVHRHSTGLGLKHLAERTELLEGSMHIDSAPGCGTVLRFVIPFASMEETGSEKN, from the coding sequence TTGTTTCAAGCATTATCGGATGGGGTCCTTATCATGGATCGCAACCGTATTATCCAGGAAATCAATCCGGCTGCCACTCGAATGACCGGCTGGAAAACAGGGCAGAAAGTGCCATATTGTCTATTCTGTCAGCATCGAGAAGTGGTGCATGGCGAAGAGCGTTGCCTACTAATGGGGAAAAATGCACCTTCCTACTTTGAATCGGAGATGCCAACCTTGCATGGTGAGAATATACCTGTCTCGTTTAGCACCACTTACCTTCCCACAGAAGACGAAACAATTGAGCACACAGTTCTTATGCTGCGTGATATTTCCCAGAAAAAACAGGAAGAAGAAATGCGCATGGCCAAGTTGCTCGCCCGTCAGACCATTGAAGCACAGGAAGCTGAGCGTAAACGACTCGCACAGGAGTTGCATGACGGAATCGGACAGTCCTTGTACAGCATCTCGATGGCACTCGGCCTTTTACGGCAAACCGTACCGGAGTCCGATGCACAATTATTCACCATAGCATCTTCCACCCTTGCTGATACGATGAAAGAAGTGAAGCAATTATCGGTGGCGCTTCGTCCACCGGCGCTTGACATTCTGGGCCTTAAGGCTGCACTTGTATCTCTTATCCGCCAAGTAGAGCAGCATTTCTCATTGAAAATAACGATATGCTATAATCTTCCCTCAAGTTTGCGCATCCCCTCTTCTATAGAACTACACATTTATCGCATTGTGCAGGAAGCGCTCTCGAATGCAGCCAAACACGCGAAAAGTCCAGTAGTTTTTATATCTTTATGTTCTTTGTCCGATCATTCTGGATTCCACATCATCATTCGTGATAAAGGGAAGGGATTTGATCCGATTCATGTTCATCGACACAGTACCGGACTCGGATTAAAACATCTTGCAGAACGGACAGAACTGCTTGAAGGGAGCATGCACATCGACAGTGCGCCGGGATGTGGTACCGTTCTCCGTTTTGTCATACCATTCGCAAGCATGGAGGAAACTGGCAGTGAAAAAAATTAG
- a CDS encoding MerR family transcriptional regulator produces the protein MGEVAAQAQVSKRTIDYYTNLGLLSAQRSEANYRLYPEDTLERLSFIESLKRQKLTLEEIKEQMAGWQTGSVKRETIEVVQHVQEIQGDMRRLEERVQELKICLKTMDEKQARLVARQLSVQGGSLLQTLMLLLGDAPF, from the coding sequence ATAGGAGAAGTAGCGGCGCAGGCGCAGGTAAGTAAGCGCACCATCGATTATTATACGAACTTAGGTCTTTTGAGCGCGCAGCGTTCAGAAGCAAATTATCGCCTCTATCCAGAAGACACACTGGAACGTCTGAGTTTCATCGAGAGCTTGAAGCGGCAGAAGCTTACACTCGAAGAGATTAAGGAGCAGATGGCCGGATGGCAGACGGGAAGCGTAAAGCGTGAGACGATAGAAGTTGTCCAGCATGTGCAGGAAATTCAGGGCGATATGCGCAGACTCGAAGAACGTGTACAAGAATTGAAGATATGTTTAAAAACAATGGATGAGAAGCAGGCACGCTTGGTTGCACGGCAGTTGTCGGTACAGGGTGGCTCGCTTCTGCAAACGCTTATGCTTCTGCTCGGCGACGCGCCATTTTAA
- a CDS encoding zinc metallopeptidase: MTPLILAAFALTIWAQFKVKGNFNKFSQVPARSGMSGAEVARRILDDNGLYQVPVEPVPGKLTDHFDPISNVVRLSEPVYYGNSISSISVAAHEVGHAIQHKEGYSMLVLRHRMFPAVNITSGIAPFLLLAGVFFKMTNLLLIGIIFFSLAVAFQLVTLPVEFNASSRAKRLMLAEGFVAGDEKRGVDKVLGAAALTYVASTLVAVMQLLEYIWIFTSNNED, from the coding sequence ATGACCCCCTTGATTTTAGCGGCATTCGCGCTGACAATCTGGGCACAGTTTAAAGTAAAGGGCAACTTTAACAAGTTTTCGCAAGTTCCTGCGCGGTCAGGAATGAGTGGGGCGGAGGTAGCACGTCGGATTCTCGACGATAATGGCCTGTATCAAGTACCTGTTGAACCGGTTCCAGGAAAATTAACGGATCATTTTGACCCGATATCCAATGTGGTACGCCTATCAGAGCCGGTATATTACGGTAATTCGATTTCTTCAATTTCTGTTGCAGCACATGAAGTCGGCCACGCCATTCAGCATAAGGAAGGATACAGCATGCTGGTACTGCGTCATCGCATGTTCCCTGCCGTAAACATAACGTCTGGAATCGCCCCTTTTCTTTTGTTAGCAGGCGTATTCTTTAAAATGACCAACCTTTTGCTTATTGGGATTATTTTCTTCTCCTTAGCTGTAGCGTTCCAACTGGTTACGCTGCCGGTAGAATTTAATGCAAGTTCGCGAGCCAAGCGTTTAATGCTGGCGGAAGGCTTTGTTGCAGGAGACGAAAAACGAGGTGTAGATAAAGTGCTAGGTGCTGCTGCGCTCACATACGTCGCTTCCACGCTGGTAGCTGTAATGCAACTGCTTGAATACATCTGGATTTTCACGTCTAATAACGAGGACTAA
- a CDS encoding MraY family glycosyltransferase — protein sequence MSELLIMLAGGWVISLAGMKSLGFLFVRMGWVAPNYQGDAIPLGYGLVFWIALVWFAFCEPASVWLVGPAIIVSLAGWLDDRIGQSRMKGLRGHFGVLWREGRITTGMLKVWIIGSCAAGVAFLTFDTVPSFIVDMLLLALGANFINLLDVRPGRALKGVWFLLLLCIGIGSVSDAEMSLFLYLLICTIVAAPSDFSARAMLGDTGANLLGFLGGALCVYSLSPIVKWLVVAWLIVLHLYAERVSLTAVIEQNALLRRIDRWGRQ from the coding sequence ATGAGCGAGTTGCTTATCATGTTGGCAGGGGGATGGGTCATCAGTCTTGCAGGGATGAAGAGCCTTGGCTTTTTATTCGTCCGAATGGGATGGGTGGCGCCGAATTACCAGGGTGATGCTATTCCGTTGGGCTATGGGCTGGTGTTCTGGATAGCATTAGTGTGGTTTGCTTTTTGCGAACCTGCTTCTGTTTGGCTTGTCGGCCCGGCTATTATCGTTTCGCTAGCTGGATGGCTAGATGATCGAATTGGACAATCGAGAATGAAAGGACTGCGTGGTCACTTTGGCGTGTTGTGGCGAGAGGGTCGGATAACGACAGGCATGCTAAAGGTTTGGATAATCGGAAGCTGTGCTGCAGGCGTAGCATTTTTGACGTTTGATACAGTCCCATCGTTCATTGTGGATATGTTACTCCTTGCATTAGGCGCGAATTTTATTAATTTGTTGGATGTGCGTCCCGGACGTGCATTGAAAGGCGTCTGGTTCCTTCTATTGCTCTGCATAGGGATAGGTTCTGTGTCTGATGCGGAAATGTCACTTTTTTTATATCTTCTTATTTGTACGATCGTTGCTGCACCATCAGATTTTTCCGCACGGGCCATGCTTGGGGATACGGGAGCGAACTTGCTTGGCTTTCTTGGTGGGGCGCTCTGCGTGTACTCGTTATCTCCAATCGTAAAGTGGCTGGTTGTTGCATGGCTTATCGTCCTGCATCTGTATGCGGAACGTGTTTCGTTAACAGCCGTCATTGAACAGAACGCTCTCCTGCGCCGGATTGACCGCTGGGGAAGGCAGTAG
- a CDS encoding rhodanese-like domain-containing protein, producing the protein MDWLSVALLGFLIVFILYRILPPRGVKKISADELQEAMKQAKGKQIIDVREPKEYRNGHIQGARNIPLGQVKSAVNGIPKDKETYLVCESGFRSSQAARILKKEGFQNLYNVSGGMKRWKGKIIRK; encoded by the coding sequence ATGGATTGGTTATCTGTAGCATTGCTGGGGTTTTTAATTGTATTTATTCTTTACCGCATATTGCCTCCGCGCGGTGTAAAGAAAATATCTGCTGATGAACTGCAGGAGGCGATGAAGCAGGCGAAGGGCAAGCAAATTATTGATGTGCGCGAGCCGAAGGAATACCGGAACGGACATATTCAAGGAGCACGCAATATTCCACTTGGCCAGGTAAAATCAGCGGTAAACGGTATTCCGAAAGACAAGGAGACGTACCTTGTTTGCGAGAGTGGTTTCCGCAGTTCTCAGGCTGCACGTATTTTGAAGAAAGAAGGCTTCCAAAATCTTTATAACGTATCCGGCGGCATGAAGCGCTGGAAAGGAAAGATTATAAGAAAATAA
- a CDS encoding hemolysin family protein — protein sequence MSTDPLSALLYLAAVFLLVFLNGFFVAAEFAIVKVRSTRINQLVMEGNKRANLAKTLTDNLDAYLSATQLGITLASLGLGWIGEPAIAELLGPVMHALHVPETLTHTLSFIIAFATITFLHIVLGELAPKSMAIQKAETTTLWTAGPLIFFHKIMYPFIWVLNRAAFFFLRFVGIQPTTDHDSAHTEEEIRILMQQSHKSGLIDQTELTLVDNVFEFAERNAREIMIPRTDMVCVFQDDDFEETFKVIMEEMHTRYPVAAGDKDNIIGFVHIKDIYRLYMSDKKNDLNSIIRPVERVPESIHISDLLKQMQRNRSQMAIVIDEYGGTAGLVTVEDILEEIVGEIQDEFDEERPHIEQKADTTYSVDGRLLIEEVNDRFGLDINSDDYDTIGGWVFSQVEFPPQVGQVVYAHGYEFKVIEVDHLRIVRLMLRRLDKAEEEAMNQETRGAGEEMYASEVKE from the coding sequence TTGAGTACTGACCCACTGTCTGCCTTACTTTACCTTGCTGCCGTTTTTCTTCTGGTCTTTCTAAATGGTTTCTTTGTGGCAGCGGAATTTGCGATTGTGAAAGTCCGGAGCACCAGAATTAATCAACTCGTGATGGAAGGAAACAAGCGTGCCAATCTGGCGAAGACGCTGACGGATAATCTGGATGCGTATTTGTCGGCGACCCAGCTCGGGATTACGCTTGCCTCGCTGGGGCTTGGATGGATTGGGGAGCCAGCCATCGCGGAATTGCTTGGACCGGTTATGCATGCTCTGCATGTACCGGAGACGCTTACCCATACGCTCTCTTTCATTATCGCTTTTGCGACAATCACGTTTCTCCACATTGTGCTGGGGGAACTGGCCCCGAAATCCATGGCCATTCAAAAAGCGGAGACAACGACATTGTGGACAGCGGGACCGCTGATTTTCTTCCACAAAATTATGTACCCGTTTATCTGGGTGTTAAACCGAGCCGCATTTTTTTTCCTGCGTTTCGTTGGCATTCAGCCGACGACAGACCATGATTCGGCTCATACCGAGGAAGAAATCCGAATTTTGATGCAACAAAGTCACAAAAGCGGCTTGATTGACCAGACGGAATTAACGCTTGTGGATAACGTGTTCGAATTTGCGGAGCGTAATGCCCGTGAGATCATGATCCCACGAACGGACATGGTTTGCGTGTTCCAAGATGATGACTTCGAGGAGACATTCAAGGTCATTATGGAAGAAATGCATACGCGCTACCCGGTAGCAGCAGGTGATAAGGACAACATTATCGGTTTCGTCCATATAAAGGACATCTACCGATTGTACATGAGCGACAAAAAGAACGACTTGAACTCCATCATTCGTCCGGTAGAGCGTGTTCCTGAATCGATTCATATTAGCGACTTGCTGAAGCAAATGCAGCGTAACCGTTCTCAGATGGCTATTGTCATCGATGAATATGGTGGGACGGCGGGACTTGTAACTGTGGAAGATATCCTCGAAGAAATCGTTGGGGAAATCCAGGACGAGTTTGATGAAGAGCGACCGCATATCGAGCAGAAAGCGGATACAACATATTCTGTGGACGGCCGCCTGTTGATTGAAGAAGTGAATGATCGTTTCGGATTGGATATTAATTCTGACGATTATGATACGATCGGTGGATGGGTGTTCTCGCAGGTGGAGTTTCCACCGCAGGTAGGGCAGGTTGTTTACGCGCACGGCTACGAGTTTAAAGTAATTGAGGTTGACCATCTACGTATAGTTCGTTTGATGCTGCGCAGGCTGGATAAGGCCGAAGAAGAGGCCATGAATCAAGAAACCAGAGGCGCTGGGGAAGAAATGTATGCCAGTGAAGTGAAGGAATAA
- a CDS encoding MerR family transcriptional regulator, with the protein MQSNSMWMASKDVAEKLDVSVRTVRNWIDTFSPYMVLQKNSQGHFLLSEQAFNLLIEIKRVKDSGIQTLKEVEEVLLLEKILPEKKELDIDYDLAAESSPQRPEADTAHYLFNRMNEMERHLSQQLFETLHELSQAYETSAAQRQKEATLPEDLMLTQYYKEILLKMEEMEKKQEELRLELRKMNFEIQMIGAMQKQEEKRKKGFSWSLFGFSSKAKRKRAQT; encoded by the coding sequence ATGCAAAGCAATAGCATGTGGATGGCGTCAAAAGATGTGGCCGAAAAACTGGATGTAAGTGTGCGTACCGTACGCAATTGGATAGATACATTCAGCCCATATATGGTGCTGCAAAAAAACAGTCAGGGTCACTTCCTCTTAAGCGAACAAGCATTCAATCTGCTCATTGAAATTAAGCGAGTCAAAGATTCGGGAATTCAAACGCTGAAAGAAGTCGAAGAAGTGCTATTGCTCGAAAAAATCCTCCCCGAGAAAAAAGAACTGGATATCGACTATGATCTAGCTGCTGAAAGCTCTCCTCAAAGACCGGAAGCTGATACGGCACACTATTTATTCAATCGAATGAACGAAATGGAACGACACTTAAGCCAGCAATTGTTCGAGACCTTGCACGAACTTAGCCAAGCGTATGAAACTTCCGCCGCACAACGGCAAAAAGAGGCGACGCTCCCGGAAGATTTAATGCTTACACAATACTACAAGGAAATTCTGCTTAAGATGGAAGAGATGGAGAAAAAGCAGGAAGAACTGCGCCTTGAACTTCGCAAAATGAATTTCGAAATTCAAATGATCGGCGCTATGCAAAAACAGGAAGAAAAAAGGAAAAAGGGCTTTTCCTGGTCTCTTTTCGGCTTTTCAAGCAAAGCAAAGCGCAAGCGAGCACAAACGTAA
- a CDS encoding cold-shock protein, with product MAFMRGKQQVEEIPMFEMSVWSCTNDICKGWMRQEYSFSADPACPLCQSGMIHETRMLPQLSHYIGS from the coding sequence ATGGCTTTCATGCGAGGCAAACAGCAGGTGGAAGAGATTCCGATGTTTGAGATGAGTGTGTGGAGCTGCACGAACGATATATGTAAAGGGTGGATGCGACAGGAATATTCGTTTTCGGCCGATCCAGCCTGTCCGCTTTGTCAGTCGGGAATGATTCATGAGACGCGCATGTTACCGCAGCTATCCCATTACATCGGCTCATAG
- a CDS encoding methyl-accepting chemotaxis protein, with protein sequence MKSLRSKLLGVVLPILVVSLSTIAWINHSKATEFLEQNFNEKANLQLVNLKKQISTWISVRESVLSTISQSDDVKNGTPESAIPFLKKELEINQEFDYFFVSDEKGNMVTTSGDKVNIADRPYFKRAMSGLPAISDVIVAKTTGKKIVVLAMPLETEDGERKGVLAGAITTDYLTSVLSDVKLGRTGYAFMVQKDGMVIAHPEKDKILKENVLKDSNQDLISIIKKSQTGQTGSLRYTYENEDKLSYYAFIPRTSWSLIITAPASEATEQLSYLAKISIATAAGVLIFTCIILILFASRFVRPIRRLSEVTAELAQGNLTVRANVHGEDEVGKLSQNFDKMIENMSDIIETMKTTSTHLEHSSQNMTISSEETKRAAEEVALTIQDLATGSTNIADSVSEVTGEMGAMKHTIDNISDQASRMVGAFTKMSKLSKEGLEVSRQAVSRMQDVDECIHQSAGMMQGLEDKSNEIGGIVTLISSIAEQTNLLALNASIEAARAGEHGKGFAVVAGEVRKLAEQTNQATAQIQTLISDTQQEANRASQSIADGVSTVQEGRSMVEKTGAYFSEMADMIGEVTELTEAIAREIKQVEHNTAVVAESMESIAAITEEASASTEQVGASSQQQAASAQEILNDSHRLKELSIQLQEVVNRFRIHR encoded by the coding sequence TTGAAATCATTGAGAAGCAAGCTGTTAGGAGTGGTTTTACCCATTTTGGTTGTATCGTTATCCACTATCGCATGGATTAATCATTCTAAAGCAACGGAGTTTCTCGAACAAAATTTCAATGAGAAAGCCAATCTGCAACTTGTCAATTTGAAGAAGCAGATTAGCACGTGGATTTCAGTGCGGGAAAGTGTGCTTAGCACAATATCTCAATCCGATGATGTAAAGAATGGAACGCCGGAGTCAGCCATTCCCTTTCTAAAGAAAGAGTTGGAAATTAATCAGGAATTTGATTACTTCTTCGTAAGCGACGAGAAAGGAAATATGGTTACGACAAGCGGAGACAAGGTCAATATTGCTGATCGTCCGTATTTCAAACGCGCTATGAGTGGACTTCCCGCTATTTCTGATGTAATTGTAGCAAAGACAACCGGTAAAAAAATCGTCGTATTAGCCATGCCGCTAGAGACAGAGGACGGTGAGCGGAAAGGAGTTCTGGCTGGAGCCATTACGACGGATTATCTGACAAGCGTTCTGTCAGATGTAAAGCTTGGCAGGACAGGATATGCTTTCATGGTTCAGAAGGATGGCATGGTTATTGCACATCCAGAAAAAGATAAAATACTTAAAGAAAATGTGCTGAAAGACTCAAATCAAGACTTAATCTCCATCATTAAAAAATCACAGACCGGACAGACCGGTTCTTTACGCTATACGTACGAAAATGAAGATAAGTTAAGCTATTATGCATTTATCCCTCGGACAAGCTGGTCGCTTATCATCACTGCGCCAGCAAGCGAGGCGACGGAACAACTGTCCTATCTCGCCAAAATTTCTATAGCTACCGCAGCTGGAGTTCTTATTTTTACATGTATTATACTCATATTGTTCGCTTCCCGCTTTGTGCGTCCGATTCGTCGCTTGAGCGAGGTGACAGCTGAACTGGCTCAGGGGAATCTGACGGTGCGTGCCAATGTTCATGGCGAAGATGAGGTGGGGAAATTAAGTCAGAACTTCGATAAAATGATTGAAAATATGAGTGACATTATTGAAACAATGAAGACGACTTCTACCCATCTGGAACATTCTTCGCAGAATATGACCATCTCTAGTGAGGAGACAAAACGAGCTGCAGAAGAAGTGGCGCTTACCATTCAGGACCTGGCTACTGGTTCGACTAACATCGCTGACTCGGTTAGTGAAGTAACCGGAGAAATGGGGGCGATGAAGCATACGATTGACAATATCTCTGATCAGGCATCCCGTATGGTTGGCGCGTTTACGAAAATGTCCAAGCTTTCTAAGGAAGGTCTGGAAGTTTCCAGACAAGCTGTGAGCCGGATGCAGGATGTAGATGAGTGCATTCATCAATCAGCCGGAATGATGCAGGGACTAGAGGATAAGTCAAACGAAATTGGTGGGATCGTTACTTTGATTTCCAGCATTGCGGAGCAGACGAACCTCCTTGCGTTGAATGCCAGCATTGAAGCGGCCCGGGCGGGTGAGCATGGCAAGGGATTCGCGGTAGTAGCCGGTGAGGTGCGTAAGCTGGCCGAGCAGACCAATCAAGCTACCGCTCAGATTCAAACGCTTATCTCTGATACGCAACAGGAAGCGAATCGAGCATCGCAATCGATTGCAGACGGCGTGTCTACTGTGCAAGAAGGACGTTCTATGGTTGAAAAAACAGGTGCGTATTTCTCTGAGATGGCAGATATGATTGGTGAGGTAACGGAGCTAACTGAAGCGATTGCTCGGGAGATAAAGCAAGTGGAGCATAATACAGCGGTTGTCGCTGAATCGATGGAAAGCATTGCAGCCATAACCGAAGAAGCTTCAGCGAGCACGGAGCAGGTCGGCGCTTCTAGCCAGCAGCAGGCTGCCTCCGCCCAGGAAATTCTAAATGACAGTCACCGACTTAAAGAGCTGTCCATTCAGCTCCAGGAGGTTGTTAATCGATTCCGCATCCATCGGTAA
- a CDS encoding response regulator encodes MKKISIVLIEDHVIVRSGLTMFLNNQPDIIVVGEAADGKEGLLRLHAVRPDVVITDLSMPKGMDGFTTLQEIRLSFPDVPVLVLTMYDDEIYLKEVLRLGAHGFVLKQTDPYQLLAAIRTLVEGKKYYDTTFTEGTILRFLNEIKKEETKALLTAREEEVLRLTARGYTNKEISDKLFISVKTVENHKTSLMKKLHITTRAELVQYAIEKGLLHVQKPL; translated from the coding sequence GTGAAAAAAATTAGCATCGTACTCATTGAAGATCATGTAATTGTTCGATCTGGGCTTACTATGTTTCTGAACAATCAGCCGGATATAATTGTTGTAGGAGAAGCTGCCGATGGAAAGGAAGGACTACTACGGCTACACGCCGTTCGCCCTGATGTAGTTATCACCGACTTATCTATGCCTAAAGGAATGGACGGCTTTACAACCTTACAAGAAATCCGCCTTTCTTTTCCAGATGTGCCCGTTCTTGTCCTAACAATGTATGATGATGAGATTTACTTAAAGGAAGTGTTGCGGCTTGGCGCTCACGGCTTTGTGTTGAAACAAACGGACCCCTATCAACTGCTAGCTGCAATTCGTACGCTTGTGGAAGGGAAGAAATATTATGATACTACTTTTACAGAGGGGACAATTCTTCGCTTCCTGAACGAAATCAAAAAAGAAGAAACGAAAGCCTTGTTAACCGCACGCGAGGAAGAAGTACTGCGTCTTACAGCTAGAGGATATACGAATAAAGAGATTTCAGACAAGCTATTCATCAGTGTAAAAACAGTGGAAAACCACAAAACAAGTCTGATGAAAAAGCTACATATAACAACACGTGCTGAATTGGTACAATACGCCATTGAAAAAGGGCTTTTGCATGTGCAAAAGCCCCTGTAA